The Vespula vulgaris chromosome 2, iyVesVulg1.1, whole genome shotgun sequence genome has a segment encoding these proteins:
- the LOC127072543 gene encoding uncharacterized protein DDB_G0283697: MSHISVVLLIFRKDEEMSIKLETISLVFHISSNNIIIDNDCLYKEFYRSEYILWVTNAFQSVDGKMKFCFPVLFALILISCLHLGVALRCQSINQQTDQFEKILKTCRKRNLGHNNYDADYSSNESNESEDSSDSNEDSFDNKFLIRNNSRYYTNDFLNEQNNRNNKAHQSTRNGNPLSFGSNNVNERLKNVDYYDTNNWGMTNSNWENMRNTGSNHNYQENHNQKQNDSCIIQCFFNELNIIDQRGFPIRESMIRVMTERIQDPELRDFIEESIIKCFQFLNSVNRMEKCEYSQNLLTCLIGKGKEQCEDWNI, encoded by the exons ATGAGCCATATCTCCGTGGTATTGTTGATTTTTAGAAAGGATGAGGAAATGTCAATTAAACTAGAAACAATCTCATTAGTCTTTCATATAagttcaaataatattataattgacAATGACTGTTTATATAAGGAGTTTTACAGatcagaatatatattatgggTCACAAACGCATTTCAATCAGTAGATGGCAAAATGAAGTTTTGTTTTCCAGTTTTATTTGCTCTTATTTTGATATCATGTCTTCATCTTGGTGTA gCACTAAGATGTCAGTCAATTAATCAACAAACTGATCAGTTtgaaaaaatcttaaaaacttgtagaaaacgaaatttaggacataataattatgatgcTGATTATTCTTCAAATGAAAGTAATGAATCAGAAGATTCTTCTGACTCAAATGAAGATAGTTTTGATAACAAATttcttataagaaataatagtaGATATTATactaatgattttttaaatgagcAAAATAATAG AAACAATAAAGCTCATCAATCTACAAGAAATGGTAATCCCCTATCTTTTGGTTCTAATAATGTCAatgaaagattgaaaaatgtAGATTACTATGATACAAATAATTGGGGAATGACAAATTCTAACTGGGAAAATATGAGAAATACTGGAAGTAATCACAATTATCAAGAGAATCATAACCAAAAACAAAATGACTCT TGTATTATTCAATGttttttcaacgaattaaatatc atTGATCAAAGAGGTTTTCCAATACGAGAATCTATGATACGTGTAATGACAGAAAGAATCCAGGATCCCGAATTACGTGACTTTATAGAAGAATccattataaaatgtttccaGTTTCTTAATTCTGTGAATAGAATGGAAAAATGTGAATATTCACAAAATTTACTTACCTGTTTAATAGGAAAAGGCAAAGAA CAATGTGAAGATTGGAACATATAA
- the LOC127072545 gene encoding uncharacterized protein LOC127072545 yields MCNITCILIGIVLIYSFPLQTHSSIYDDKINLQIKDNLQNIAKKYSNDIKTVKVSKLKYILKNTTNKCALEKTCNNMENNVENNSDNYNNQKIIINLVPPLTTSKDYYTYFNRRKKELKNKNVQENKNQQNYKYEKQNTSINHTNPTIESNHLPYMRDHAPIDVTKETSQNQIGYNKIYKKKSPTNISQISPDGDRVEFQIQGHEGPKTYIFGFDTGVGKNRQYRLEERFNDGTVKGHYGYYDARGKLRTVKYIAKPTEGYQEKHHETIIHGVEH; encoded by the exons ATGTGCAACATAACATGCATt tTGATTggaattgttttaatttattcatttccttTACAAACACATAGCAGTATTTatgatgataaaattaatttacaaataaaagataatttacaaaatatagcAAAGAAGTAttcaaatgatattaaaactGTGAAAGTATCAAAActtaagtatatattaaagaatacaACAAATAAATGTGCACTTGAAAAGACATGCAATAACATGGAAAATAATGTTGAAAACAATtctgataattataataatcaaaaaataataataaatttagttCCACCATTAACAACAAGTAAagattattatacttattttaatagaaggaaaaaagaattaaaaaataaaaatgtacaagaaaataagaatcaacaaaattataaatatgagaAACAAAACACATCTATAAATCATACAAATCCTACAATTGAAAGTAATCATTTACCTTACATGCGCGATCACGCGCCAATAGACGTAACAAAG gaaaCTTCACAAAATCAAATcggatataataaaatctacaaaaaaaagtCTCCTACAAATATATCGCAAATTTCCCCTGATGGAGATAGAGTAGAATTTCAAATACAAGGCCATGAAGGTCCAAAAACATATATCTTTGGGTTTGATACTGGAGTTGG aaaaaacagACAATACAGACTAGAGGAACGTTTTAACGACGGTACAGTAAAAGGCCATTATGGTTATTATGATGCTAGAGGAAAATTACGAACTGTCAAATATATTGCTAAACCTACTGAAGGTTATCAAGAAAAGCATCATGAAACAATCATTCATGGAGTTGAACATTGA
- the LOC127072537 gene encoding 1-acyl-sn-glycerol-3-phosphate acyltransferase gamma-like isoform X2 → MAEWWSGSDVIFYIDKKEFDKYYGHEHAYLLMNHSYEVDWLLGWVACDRLGVLGNCKAYAKKSIQYIPTLGWAWKFAESIFLERNWNKDKDVIGSQIKELIEYPDPIWLLLYAEGTRVTPKKLEASQKFAKEKNLPILKYHLTPRTKGFISSIPYMKGKTMAIYNIQIAFKESDSVKPTMTNLLLGKKIEGHMYMKRIPLEEVPEGDEAAAEWLHKLYQEKDKMAESFHKTGDFFATSGVPKTDTFKLKRRHYSLINTLLWGVMVLVPMLYYLIQLFSSGSTVYCTIGVGIILLFYLLMYKTIQMSEISNSSSYGAADIKKIK, encoded by the exons ATGGCAGAATGGTGGTCAGGATCAgatgttatattttacatagataaaaaagaatttgacaAGTATTATGGCCATGAACATGCATATCTTCTGATGAATCATAGTTATGAAGTAGATTGGTTATTAGGATGGGTAGCATGTGATCGTCTAGGTGTATTAGGG AATTGTAAAGCATATGCCAAGAAATCTATACAGTACATTCCTACATTGGGATGGGCATGGAAATTTGCAGAAAGTATCTTTCTAGAAAGAAATTGGAATAAAGACAAAGATGTGATAGGGTCtcaaattaaagaattaatagAATATCCTGATCCAATATGG tTGCTTCTATATGCAGAAGGAACACGTGTTACACCTAAGAAGTTAGAAGCCAGTCAAAAATTTGccaaagaaaagaatctaccaatcttaaaatatcatttaactCCACGCACAAAAGGATTTATTTCTAGCATTCCTTAtatgaaaggaaaaacaatggctatatataatatccaaATAGCATTTAAAGAAAGTGATTCTGTTAAGCCTACCATGACAAATCTActtttaggaaaaaaaatagaaggtcatatgtatatgaaaagaatacCTTTAGAAGAAGTACCAGAAGGAGATGAAGCTGCTGCTGAATGGTTGCACAAATTATATCAAGAAAAG GATAAAATGGCAGAAAGTTTTCATAAAACTGGTGATTTTTTTGCAACAAGTGGTGTTCCTAAAACAGAtacattcaaattaaaaagaaggcATTATTCTTTGATTAATACCTTATTGTGGGGTGTGATGGTATTAGTACCTATGTTATATTATCTTATTCAACTCTTTTCATCTGGCTCAACTGTATACTGTACTATTGGAGTGGGCATCATTCTTCTAT tttatcTGCTAATGTACAAAACAATTCAAATGTCTGAGATAAGTAACAGTTCATCTTATGGGGCtgctgatataaaaaaaataaaataa
- the LOC127072537 gene encoding 1-acyl-sn-glycerol-3-phosphate acyltransferase gamma-like isoform X1: MGVLSSLKRSSIVHLMLAITFFTSGLIINFFQCILYFGLRPFSKYFYRKINYYLCYSFYSELVCMAEWWSGSDVIFYIDKKEFDKYYGHEHAYLLMNHSYEVDWLLGWVACDRLGVLGNCKAYAKKSIQYIPTLGWAWKFAESIFLERNWNKDKDVIGSQIKELIEYPDPIWLLLYAEGTRVTPKKLEASQKFAKEKNLPILKYHLTPRTKGFISSIPYMKGKTMAIYNIQIAFKESDSVKPTMTNLLLGKKIEGHMYMKRIPLEEVPEGDEAAAEWLHKLYQEKDKMAESFHKTGDFFATSGVPKTDTFKLKRRHYSLINTLLWGVMVLVPMLYYLIQLFSSGSTVYCTIGVGIILLFYLLMYKTIQMSEISNSSSYGAADIKKIK, translated from the exons atgggCGTCCTTTCCTCATTGAAAAGATCATCAATTGTACATCTTATGCTTGccattacattttttacatctggcttaataataaatttcttccaatgtattttatattttgggCTTAGACCTTTCTCTAAGTACTTTTATCGCAAGATCAACTATTATCTttgttattcattttatagTG aaTTAGTATGTATGGCAGAATGGTGGTCAGGATCAgatgttatattttacatagataaaaaagaatttgacaAGTATTATGGCCATGAACATGCATATCTTCTGATGAATCATAGTTATGAAGTAGATTGGTTATTAGGATGGGTAGCATGTGATCGTCTAGGTGTATTAGGG AATTGTAAAGCATATGCCAAGAAATCTATACAGTACATTCCTACATTGGGATGGGCATGGAAATTTGCAGAAAGTATCTTTCTAGAAAGAAATTGGAATAAAGACAAAGATGTGATAGGGTCtcaaattaaagaattaatagAATATCCTGATCCAATATGG tTGCTTCTATATGCAGAAGGAACACGTGTTACACCTAAGAAGTTAGAAGCCAGTCAAAAATTTGccaaagaaaagaatctaccaatcttaaaatatcatttaactCCACGCACAAAAGGATTTATTTCTAGCATTCCTTAtatgaaaggaaaaacaatggctatatataatatccaaATAGCATTTAAAGAAAGTGATTCTGTTAAGCCTACCATGACAAATCTActtttaggaaaaaaaatagaaggtcatatgtatatgaaaagaatacCTTTAGAAGAAGTACCAGAAGGAGATGAAGCTGCTGCTGAATGGTTGCACAAATTATATCAAGAAAAG GATAAAATGGCAGAAAGTTTTCATAAAACTGGTGATTTTTTTGCAACAAGTGGTGTTCCTAAAACAGAtacattcaaattaaaaagaaggcATTATTCTTTGATTAATACCTTATTGTGGGGTGTGATGGTATTAGTACCTATGTTATATTATCTTATTCAACTCTTTTCATCTGGCTCAACTGTATACTGTACTATTGGAGTGGGCATCATTCTTCTAT tttatcTGCTAATGTACAAAACAATTCAAATGTCTGAGATAAGTAACAGTTCATCTTATGGGGCtgctgatataaaaaaaataaaataa
- the LOC127061920 gene encoding F-actin-capping protein subunit beta isoform X2, whose amino-acid sequence MTEQQMDCALDLMRRLPPQQIEKNLSDLIDLVPSLCEDLLSSVDQPLKIAKDKESGKDYLLCDYNRDGDSYRSPWSNTYDPPLEDGSMPSERLRKLEIDANHAFDQYRELYFEGGVSSVYLWDLDHGFAAVILIKKAGDGSKKIKGCWDSIHVVEVQEKSTGRNAHYKLTSTAMLWLQTNKHGSGTMNLGGSLTRQVEQDAQISETSPHIANIGRMVEDMENKIRNTLNEIYFGKTKDIVNGLRSVQSLADQRQQAALRQDLAAALQRRNANN is encoded by the exons ATG ACTGAACAACAAATGGACTGTGCTTTAGACTTAATGAGAAGATTACCTCCTCaacaaattgaaaagaatttaagTGATCTTATAGATTTAGTCCCTTCTTTATGCGAGGACTTACTTTCTTCTGTAGATCAACCTTTAAAAATagcaaaagataaagaatcAGGCAAAGACTATCTTCTTTGCGATTATAATAGAGATGGAGATTCTTATAg atctCCATGGAGTAATACATATGATCCACCTTTAGAAGATGGATCAATGCCTTCTGAAAGATTAcgaaaattagaaatagatGCTAATCATGCATTTGACCAATATCGAGAACTTTATTTTGAAGGTGGTGTGTCTTCCGTTTATTTATGGGATCTTGATCATGGCTTTGCTGcagttattttaataaaaaaggcTGGAGATGgatctaaaaaaattaaaggttGCTGGGATTCGATACATGTCGTTGAAGTGCAAGAAAAATCAACCGGTAGAAATGCACATTATAAATTAACTTCAACAGCAATGTTGTGgttacaaacaaataaacatggTTCAGGTACCATGAATCTAGGGGGTAGTTTAACAAGACAG GTGGAACAAGATGCACAAATAAGTGAAACATCACCTCATATTGCTAACATTGGCAGAATGGTAGAGgatatggaaaataaaattcgaaatacacttaatgaaatttattttggtAAAACTAAAGATATTGTTAATGGTCTAAGATCGGTTCAATCTTTAGCAGACCAAAGGCAACAAGCAGCATTAAGACAAGACTTAGCTGCAGCATTACAAAGGCGAAATGCTAATAACTGA
- the LOC127061920 gene encoding F-actin-capping protein subunit beta isoform X1 yields the protein MSKWRSLLTEQQMDCALDLMRRLPPQQIEKNLSDLIDLVPSLCEDLLSSVDQPLKIAKDKESGKDYLLCDYNRDGDSYRSPWSNTYDPPLEDGSMPSERLRKLEIDANHAFDQYRELYFEGGVSSVYLWDLDHGFAAVILIKKAGDGSKKIKGCWDSIHVVEVQEKSTGRNAHYKLTSTAMLWLQTNKHGSGTMNLGGSLTRQVEQDAQISETSPHIANIGRMVEDMENKIRNTLNEIYFGKTKDIVNGLRSVQSLADQRQQAALRQDLAAALQRRNANN from the exons ATGTCAAAATGGCGTTCATTATTG ACTGAACAACAAATGGACTGTGCTTTAGACTTAATGAGAAGATTACCTCCTCaacaaattgaaaagaatttaagTGATCTTATAGATTTAGTCCCTTCTTTATGCGAGGACTTACTTTCTTCTGTAGATCAACCTTTAAAAATagcaaaagataaagaatcAGGCAAAGACTATCTTCTTTGCGATTATAATAGAGATGGAGATTCTTATAg atctCCATGGAGTAATACATATGATCCACCTTTAGAAGATGGATCAATGCCTTCTGAAAGATTAcgaaaattagaaatagatGCTAATCATGCATTTGACCAATATCGAGAACTTTATTTTGAAGGTGGTGTGTCTTCCGTTTATTTATGGGATCTTGATCATGGCTTTGCTGcagttattttaataaaaaaggcTGGAGATGgatctaaaaaaattaaaggttGCTGGGATTCGATACATGTCGTTGAAGTGCAAGAAAAATCAACCGGTAGAAATGCACATTATAAATTAACTTCAACAGCAATGTTGTGgttacaaacaaataaacatggTTCAGGTACCATGAATCTAGGGGGTAGTTTAACAAGACAG GTGGAACAAGATGCACAAATAAGTGAAACATCACCTCATATTGCTAACATTGGCAGAATGGTAGAGgatatggaaaataaaattcgaaatacacttaatgaaatttattttggtAAAACTAAAGATATTGTTAATGGTCTAAGATCGGTTCAATCTTTAGCAGACCAAAGGCAACAAGCAGCATTAAGACAAGACTTAGCTGCAGCATTACAAAGGCGAAATGCTAATAACTGA
- the LOC127061922 gene encoding eukaryotic translation initiation factor 5A, whose amino-acid sequence MADIEDTHFETGDSGASVTYPMQCSALRKNGFVMLKSRPCKIVEMSTSKTGKHGHAKVHLVGIDIFTSKKYEDICPSTHNMDVPFVKREDYQLTDISDDGYLCLMADNGDLREDLKIPDGELGAQLRADFEAGKELLCTVLKACGEEVVIAIKTNTALDK is encoded by the exons ATGGCAGACATTGAGGATACTCACTTTGAGACTGGTGACTCTGGTGCATCAGTAACATATCCTATGCAATGTTCTGCACTGCGTAAAAATGGTTTTGTCATGTTAAAATCTCGACCCTGCAAAATTGTGGAAATGTCAACTTCCAAGACTGGAAAACATGGTCATGCCAAGGTTCACCTTGTAGGTATTGACATATTTACCTCAAAGAAATATGAAGATATTTGCCCTTCTACACACAATATGGATGTGCCGTTTGTTAAGCGAGAAGATTACCAG CTGACAGATATATCTGACGATGGCTACTTATGTCTGATGGCTGATAATGGAGATCTCCGTGAAGATCTTAAAATACCAGATGGTGAATTAGGAGCTCAATTACGTGCTGATTTTGAGGCTGGAAAAGAATTACTT tgCACTGTATTAAAAGCTTGTGGCGAAGAGGTGGTAATTGCCATCAAAACCAACACTGCCCTCGACAAATAA
- the LOC127061923 gene encoding proteasome assembly chaperone 4-like, which yields MENMASDTKTNQHSQYPCNFKFHEFVDEEVKISCHIIKMEDSLYLWVGDAKHSAMSNLAFALRSNYESVPIGTKIMGAVADETSSNIAKRLTKRLGKPVYVSFNLQADRMLLPQIEQRIHQEFKTNEVLTIF from the coding sequence atggaaaatatGGCTAGTGACACAAAAACAAATCAGCACAGTCAATATCCTTgcaattttaaatttcatgAATTTGTGGATGAAGAGGTTAAAATTAGTTGTCACATTATAAAAATGGAAGACAGCTTATATTTATGGGTTGGAGATGCTAAACATTCTGCCATGAGTAATCTTGCTTTTGCACTTAGATCCAATTATGAATCAGTACCAATTGGTACAAAGATAATGGGTGCAGTGGCAGATGAAACTTCTTCTAACATAGCTAAACGTTTAACAAAAAGATTGGGAAAACCTGTATATGTTAGTTTTAATTTACAGGCTGATAGAATGTTACTGCCTCAGATTGAGCAAAGAATACATCAAGaatttaaaacaaatgaaGTACTAACAATATtttga
- the LOC127061921 gene encoding guided entry of tail-anchored proteins factor 1-like: MNLLLISTLICILEYIVPIVITYFTTHLYVRKKQEVELRKNLAILRQEMASISMVDEFSKYAKLQRKYNKLENTLKDIENGRLSNRRKARLLTTYGFRFINGILIMIFLYIYNNEPVIKLPKDILWPINYFLRWPTNHEDSISLIMWFIIARIAISKCTQIHITSNH; this comes from the exons ATGAATTTGCTTTTGATATCAAcgttaatttgtattttagaATACATTGTGCCAATTGTAATAACTTat TTTACAACACATTTATATGtaaggaaaaaacaagaagttGAATTACGTAAAAATTTAGCCATACTAAGACAAGAAATGGCAAGTATTTCAATGGTAGacgaattttcaaaatatgcTAAACTTcaaaggaaatataataaattagaaaatactTTGAAAGATATAG aAAATGGAAGATTATCCAATAGAAGAAAGGCAAGATTATTGACCACTTACGGTTTTCGTTTCATCAat ggtatattaataatgatctttttatatatatataacaatgaaCCTGTAATAAAACTACCAAAGGATATATTATGGCCAATTAATTACTTTCTAAGATGGCCAACTAATCATGAAGActctatttctttaattatgtGGTTTATCATTGCAAGAATAGCTATATCTAAATGTACTCAAATTCATATAACTAgtaatcattaa